A genome region from Hymenobacter tibetensis includes the following:
- the pckA gene encoding phosphoenolpyruvate carboxykinase (ATP), whose translation MDATLHARLAPLGFATPPAQVHLNLSAPDLVAAALRRAEGVLTDTGALMCDTGQFTGRSPKDRFLVQDALTTDAVWWGDINIPFAPEKFDRLHQKMVAYLDDKEVYVREAYAGAHPASQLKLRVVNELAWHNLFCHHLFLRPEATADTTWTPDFSIICAPGFHADPATDGTRQANFAVINFSKKLILIGGTGYAGEMKKGIFGVLNFLLPHQRHTLPMHCSANVGPDGDTAIFFGLSGTGKTTLSADPNRGLIGDDEHGWLPNEEGIFNFEGGCYAKVIDLSAEKEPDIWQAIRTGAIVENTRFVPGTTTVDYANTSVTENTRTAYPLSFIANAVEPSVGSVLKNIFFLTADAFGVLPPISRLDKSHAMYHFLSGYTAKVAGTEMGITEPQTTFSACFGAVFLPLHPTRYAELLGQKLDEHPDTAVWLINTGWSGGSYGVGQRMKLSYTRAMITAALTGALNEVSFQPHPVFGVDMPTAVPGVPTHLLDPRHTWTDPEAYDRTAAELATKFVVNFQKYAAFANDEILAGAPKAELVQA comes from the coding sequence ATGGACGCCACACTTCACGCTCGTCTCGCACCGCTTGGCTTTGCTACGCCCCCGGCCCAAGTGCACCTGAACCTATCGGCTCCCGACCTGGTGGCGGCTGCTCTGCGCCGTGCTGAAGGCGTGCTCACCGACACTGGGGCCCTGATGTGCGACACCGGCCAGTTCACGGGCCGCTCGCCCAAAGACCGGTTTCTTGTGCAAGACGCTCTTACCACGGATGCGGTGTGGTGGGGCGACATCAACATTCCCTTCGCTCCCGAGAAGTTCGACCGCCTACACCAGAAGATGGTAGCCTACCTCGACGACAAAGAAGTGTATGTGCGGGAGGCCTACGCGGGCGCCCATCCGGCCTCGCAACTCAAGCTGCGCGTAGTGAATGAGCTAGCCTGGCACAACTTGTTCTGCCATCACCTGTTTCTGCGCCCGGAGGCCACCGCCGATACCACCTGGACGCCTGATTTCAGCATTATCTGTGCCCCTGGCTTCCACGCCGACCCCGCCACCGATGGTACACGCCAAGCCAACTTTGCAGTCATCAACTTCAGCAAGAAGCTGATTCTGATTGGGGGCACGGGCTATGCCGGCGAGATGAAGAAAGGCATTTTCGGGGTGCTTAACTTCCTACTGCCTCATCAGCGCCACACTCTGCCCATGCACTGCTCGGCCAACGTGGGCCCCGACGGCGATACCGCCATATTCTTTGGCCTCTCAGGCACCGGCAAAACCACCCTCTCCGCCGACCCAAACCGCGGGCTGATCGGCGACGATGAGCACGGCTGGCTGCCCAACGAGGAAGGTATCTTCAACTTCGAGGGCGGCTGCTACGCCAAAGTCATTGACCTGTCGGCGGAGAAGGAGCCCGATATCTGGCAGGCTATCCGTACGGGGGCCATTGTCGAGAACACGCGCTTCGTGCCCGGCACCACCACCGTGGATTATGCCAACACCAGCGTTACCGAAAACACCCGCACGGCCTACCCGTTGTCGTTTATTGCCAACGCGGTGGAGCCGTCGGTGGGCAGCGTGCTCAAGAACATTTTCTTCCTGACCGCCGACGCCTTCGGGGTACTGCCGCCCATCAGCCGCTTAGACAAAAGCCACGCCATGTACCACTTTCTCTCGGGCTACACGGCCAAGGTAGCGGGCACCGAAATGGGTATCACTGAGCCGCAAACCACGTTTTCGGCCTGCTTCGGGGCGGTGTTTCTGCCCTTGCACCCCACCCGCTACGCCGAATTGCTGGGCCAGAAGCTCGACGAGCACCCCGATACGGCGGTATGGCTCATCAATACGGGCTGGAGCGGTGGCAGTTACGGAGTGGGCCAACGCATGAAGCTGAGCTACACCCGGGCTATGATTACGGCGGCCCTCACTGGGGCTCTGAACGAGGTGTCGTTTCAGCCGCATCCGGTGTTTGGAGTGGATATGCCCACAGCCGTGCCTGGCGTACCAACCCACCTGCTCGACCCGCGCCACACCTGGACCGACCCAGAGGCGTACGACCGGACGGCGGCCGAGCTGGCAACCAAGTTCGTGGTCAACTTCCAGAAGTACGCCGCTTTTGCAAACGACGAGATTCTAGCAGGTGCCCCGAAAGCTGAATTGGTACAGGCCTAA
- a CDS encoding DUF475 domain-containing protein, producing the protein MNIHLQEILENPLGALAIVGNLVVIESLLSVDNAAVLATMVGDLPKEQRSKALRYGIIGAYVFRGLCILFASFLIEFWFLKPLGGLYLLFLVYSHFRSKDHSGDSDGEQVDKQQSWIYRRTLGLFGKFWATVALIELMDLAFSIDNVFAVVAFTDNLILICLGVFIGIMAMRLVAQAFVLLMGKYPFLETAAFVVIGILSLKLLLSLFEHYYPSHPISRLLGSEAADAGLTVLTVAIFAVPLFASWVKQQTAKQ; encoded by the coding sequence ATGAACATCCACCTACAAGAAATCCTGGAGAATCCGCTGGGCGCCCTCGCCATCGTGGGCAACCTGGTTGTTATCGAAAGTCTCCTCTCCGTTGATAACGCGGCGGTGTTGGCTACTATGGTCGGCGACTTGCCCAAAGAGCAGCGCAGCAAAGCCTTGCGCTACGGCATCATTGGGGCCTATGTATTTCGGGGCCTGTGTATTCTGTTTGCTTCCTTTCTGATCGAGTTCTGGTTTCTCAAACCTCTGGGGGGCCTGTACCTGCTGTTCCTGGTTTACAGCCACTTTCGGTCGAAAGACCACAGCGGTGATTCCGACGGGGAGCAGGTAGACAAGCAACAAAGCTGGATTTATCGGCGCACGCTGGGCTTGTTCGGAAAGTTTTGGGCCACCGTCGCCCTCATCGAACTGATGGATTTGGCTTTTTCCATCGACAACGTGTTTGCCGTGGTGGCTTTCACCGACAACCTGATTCTGATTTGCTTGGGCGTGTTCATTGGTATTATGGCCATGCGGCTGGTGGCCCAGGCCTTTGTGCTGCTGATGGGCAAGTACCCGTTCCTGGAAACAGCGGCCTTTGTGGTTATCGGGATTCTGAGTTTGAAGCTGCTGCTGTCGTTGTTCGAGCACTACTATCCCTCCCACCCTATCAGCCGTTTGCTGGGCAGCGAGGCCGCCGATGCGGGCCTGACGGTACTTACCGTAGCCATATTCGCAGTGCCACTGTTTGCCTCCTGGGTGAAGCAGCAAACCGCCAAACAATAG
- a CDS encoding DUF2490 domain-containing protein, with product MKKALVFFVLFLLVASSTLQAQNRGKYNGWLQYTGTYSLNQRFDVNLGAQYRAYSGLADKRLLLGLANLQYNLKSLPMSVAAGYMYLQLQPYSNPEETEKFDNRENRLYQQVIVNNKLGRARLLHRYRIEERWTSAGFRLRFRYLASLRLPLGPKTLDNPKWYATIKDEIRISDQENPFDSNRVWVGAGYILNKHLGGELLWMTQFNGGADRANYVAFILRHDFGWSADKPARRPRFLPQ from the coding sequence ATGAAAAAAGCTTTAGTGTTCTTCGTGCTTTTCCTGCTGGTAGCCAGCAGCACCCTCCAGGCCCAGAACCGCGGCAAATACAACGGCTGGCTGCAATACACGGGCACCTACTCGCTCAACCAGCGCTTCGACGTGAACCTGGGGGCGCAATACCGCGCCTATAGCGGCCTCGCCGATAAGCGGCTGCTGTTAGGCCTAGCGAACCTGCAATACAACCTCAAGAGCCTGCCCATGTCGGTGGCGGCGGGCTACATGTACTTGCAGCTCCAGCCGTATTCCAACCCCGAGGAAACCGAAAAATTCGACAACCGCGAAAACCGCCTCTATCAGCAAGTGATTGTCAACAACAAGCTGGGCCGCGCCCGGCTGCTGCACCGCTACCGCATCGAGGAGCGCTGGACTAGCGCCGGCTTTCGGCTCCGGTTTCGGTACCTGGCGTCGCTGCGCCTGCCCTTAGGCCCGAAAACCCTAGACAACCCGAAGTGGTATGCTACCATCAAAGACGAAATTCGCATCAGCGACCAAGAAAATCCCTTTGATAGCAACCGAGTATGGGTCGGGGCGGGTTATATCCTCAACAAGCACCTAGGCGGCGAGCTATTGTGGATGACCCAATTCAACGGTGGCGCCGACCGTGCCAATTACGTAGCCTTTATTCTGCGCCACGACTTCGGATGGTCGGCCGATAAGCCGGCGCGGCGTCCGCGCTTCCTGCCGCAGTAA